In Rhodanobacter humi, the following are encoded in one genomic region:
- the purN gene encoding phosphoribosylglycinamide formyltransferase, producing the protein MPTPLRIAVLASGRGSNLAALIAARDAGTLPVEFVLVASDKASAGALRLAEAAGIPTLALNPKSYPDRPTFDRELFGRITTSGADLLVLAGFMRVIDGSALAPWAGRVLNIHPSLLPRYRGLHTHRRALEAGDAEHGASVHFVTAELDGGPLIAQARLAIETGDDEETLARRLLPLEHRLLPAVVALVAAHRLALGEAGVLLDGQPLHAPLQLGEHGLQ; encoded by the coding sequence ATGCCCACTCCCTTGCGCATCGCCGTGCTCGCCTCCGGCCGCGGCAGCAACCTCGCCGCGCTGATCGCCGCGCGCGACGCCGGCACGCTGCCGGTGGAGTTCGTGCTGGTGGCCAGCGACAAGGCTTCCGCCGGCGCGCTGCGGCTGGCCGAAGCGGCGGGCATCCCCACGCTGGCGCTGAACCCGAAAAGCTACCCCGATCGCCCGACGTTCGACCGCGAGCTGTTCGGCCGCATAACCACCAGCGGCGCCGACCTGCTGGTGCTGGCCGGCTTCATGCGGGTGATCGACGGCTCCGCGCTGGCGCCGTGGGCGGGGCGCGTGCTCAACATCCATCCCTCGCTGCTGCCCAGGTACCGCGGCCTGCACACGCACCGCCGCGCGCTGGAGGCCGGCGACGCCGAGCATGGCGCCAGCGTGCACTTCGTCACCGCGGAACTCGACGGTGGCCCACTGATCGCCCAGGCGCGGCTGGCCATCGAAACCGGCGACGACGAAGAAACATTGGCCCGCCGCCTGTTGCCGCTGGAGCACCGTCTGCTGCCGGCCGTGGTGGCGCTGGTCGCCGCGCACCGCCTCGCGCTGGGCGAGGCCGGCGTGCTGCTGGACGGACAGCCGCTGCACGCGCCATTGCAACTGGGCGAACACGGCCTGCAGTGA
- a CDS encoding RNA polymerase factor sigma-54, protein MKPALQFRLHQQLTLTPQLQLAIRLLQLSQLELEAELRQLAESNPLLEFADESEDEVAADEAAPEADYVQAPGPAEAAADRDVDGGDTADWADDGGGSVETPIDFSNGSGGSGATRGDEDFEPQNVTPESLQQHLLWQLNLAGFNPRQTAIATVLIDALNADGYLADGIEAVRAALPANLAADLDEIEAVRRRLQGFDPLGVASLDLRDCLRSQLEQFDAATPQRELALAIVDGELELLARNDIGKLARKLRASEDEVAAAAALIRSLDPRPGAALDTTPVEYVAPDVYAVKDGGRWQVRLNPDAQPRLGLNQHYCNLIARARGDDASWMKGQLQEARWLLKSLESRAETLLKVAGAIVRRQSAFLDYGPEAMHPLVLREVAEEVGMHESTISRVTTRKYLHTPRGTFELKYFFSSGVSTEDGGSASATAIQAMLRKLIEAEDPRKPLSDQALAEELKGKGIQVARRTVAKYREGLRIPSSSERQRIV, encoded by the coding sequence ATGAAACCCGCACTGCAATTCCGCCTCCATCAACAGCTCACCCTGACGCCGCAACTGCAGTTGGCAATCCGCCTGCTGCAACTGTCGCAACTGGAGCTGGAGGCCGAGCTGCGGCAGCTTGCCGAAAGCAATCCGCTGCTGGAATTCGCCGACGAGAGCGAGGACGAGGTCGCCGCTGACGAGGCCGCGCCGGAAGCCGACTACGTGCAGGCGCCCGGCCCCGCCGAGGCCGCCGCCGATCGCGATGTCGACGGTGGCGACACCGCCGATTGGGCCGACGATGGCGGCGGCAGCGTCGAAACCCCGATCGACTTCTCCAACGGGAGCGGCGGCAGCGGCGCCACGCGCGGCGACGAGGATTTCGAGCCGCAGAACGTCACACCCGAGTCCCTGCAGCAACACCTGCTGTGGCAACTCAACCTCGCCGGCTTCAACCCGCGCCAGACCGCGATCGCCACCGTGCTGATCGATGCGCTGAACGCCGACGGCTACCTCGCCGACGGCATCGAGGCCGTGCGCGCGGCGCTGCCGGCGAACCTCGCCGCCGACCTCGACGAGATCGAGGCGGTGCGCCGCCGCCTGCAGGGCTTCGACCCGCTGGGCGTGGCCAGCCTGGACCTGCGCGACTGCCTGCGCAGCCAGCTGGAACAGTTCGACGCCGCCACCCCGCAGCGCGAGCTGGCGCTCGCCATCGTCGACGGCGAGCTGGAACTGCTCGCGCGCAACGACATCGGCAAGCTGGCGCGCAAGCTGCGCGCCAGCGAGGACGAGGTGGCCGCCGCCGCCGCGCTGATCCGCAGCCTCGACCCGCGCCCCGGCGCGGCGCTGGACACCACCCCGGTGGAATACGTGGCGCCGGACGTCTATGCCGTGAAGGACGGCGGCCGCTGGCAGGTACGCCTGAACCCGGACGCCCAGCCGCGGCTGGGCCTGAACCAGCACTACTGCAACCTGATCGCCCGCGCCCGCGGCGACGACGCCAGCTGGATGAAGGGCCAGTTGCAGGAAGCACGCTGGCTGCTGAAGAGCCTGGAATCGCGCGCCGAGACCCTGCTGAAGGTGGCCGGCGCGATCGTGCGGCGGCAGAGCGCCTTCCTCGACTACGGCCCCGAGGCGATGCATCCGCTGGTGCTGCGCGAGGTGGCCGAGGAGGTGGGCATGCACGAATCCACCATTTCGCGCGTCACCACGCGCAAGTACCTGCACACGCCGCGCGGCACCTTCGAGCTGAAGTATTTCTTCTCCAGCGGCGTGTCCACCGAGGACGGTGGCAGCGCCTCGGCCACCGCGATCCAGGCCATGCTGCGCAAGCTGATCGAGGCGGAAGACCCGCGCAAGCCGCTGTCCGACCAGGCGCTGGCCGAGGAGCTGAAGGGCAAGGGCATCCAGGTCGCCCGGCGCACCGTGGCGAAGTACCGGGAGGGGTTGCGCATCCCCAGTTCCAGCGAACGCCAGCGGATAGTCTGA
- a CDS encoding KdsC family phosphatase, translating to MPYLANIPADILTRASAIRLAAFDVDGTLTDGRLWYGEDGHEAKVFHVHDGLGLKRLQANGVAVAIVTARISHPVALRAEELGIAHVYQGQGDKRACLETLLEALNLTPEQAAFVGDDLPDLPAMRIAGLAVAVANAHPWVAEAAHWQTRLPGGMGAAREVCDLILHAQGKSAAERERWH from the coding sequence ATGCCCTATCTCGCCAACATCCCCGCCGACATCCTCACCCGCGCCAGCGCCATCCGCCTGGCCGCCTTCGACGTGGACGGCACGCTCACCGACGGTCGCCTCTGGTACGGCGAGGACGGCCACGAGGCCAAGGTGTTCCACGTGCACGACGGCCTGGGTCTGAAGCGCCTGCAGGCCAACGGCGTCGCGGTGGCGATCGTCACCGCGCGGATCAGCCACCCGGTGGCCTTGCGCGCCGAGGAGCTGGGCATCGCCCACGTCTACCAGGGCCAGGGCGACAAGCGCGCCTGCCTGGAAACCCTGCTGGAAGCGCTGAACCTCACGCCCGAACAGGCCGCCTTCGTCGGCGACGACCTGCCCGACCTGCCCGCCATGCGCATCGCCGGCCTCGCCGTGGCGGTGGCCAACGCTCACCCCTGGGTGGCCGAGGCCGCGCACTGGCAGACCCGGCTGCCTGGCGGCATGGGCGCGGCGCGCGAGGTCTGCGACCTGATCCTGCATGCGCAGGGCAAGAGCGCCGCCGAACGGGAGCGCTGGCATTGA
- a CDS encoding KpsF/GutQ family sugar-phosphate isomerase → MNPRPAPHAAIEPQPDAIVRSARAVIATEAAAIAELGPRIDGAFVDACRLLLACRGRVVVTGMGKSGHVARKIAATLASTGTPAFFVHPGEASHGDLGMIQPDDVVLALSYSGETDELLFILPMIKRQGIPLIAITGKPASSLASQADVHIDGSISSEACPLGLAPTTSTTAALVLGDALAIALLEARGFTSDDFARSHPAGSLGRRLLLRISDVMHGGDDVPRVPPEASLTAALVEMTRKRLGMTAVVDAEQHLLGVFTDGDLRRALDDEDVNLRGARVAELMTRGPKTIGPDKLAAEAAQLMEKHQINALLVVDDERRVVGALNIHDLLRARVV, encoded by the coding sequence ATGAACCCACGCCCCGCCCCGCATGCCGCCATCGAACCGCAGCCTGACGCCATCGTGCGCAGCGCCCGTGCGGTGATCGCCACCGAGGCGGCCGCGATCGCCGAGCTGGGCCCGCGCATCGACGGCGCGTTCGTGGACGCCTGCCGGCTGCTGCTGGCCTGCCGCGGCCGCGTGGTGGTCACCGGCATGGGCAAGTCCGGCCACGTGGCGCGCAAGATCGCCGCCACGCTCGCCTCCACCGGCACTCCGGCCTTTTTCGTGCACCCGGGCGAGGCCAGCCACGGCGACCTGGGCATGATCCAGCCCGACGACGTGGTGCTGGCGCTGTCCTACTCGGGCGAGACCGACGAGCTGCTGTTCATCCTGCCGATGATCAAGCGCCAGGGCATCCCGTTGATCGCGATCACCGGCAAGCCGGCGTCCTCGCTGGCCAGCCAGGCCGACGTGCACATCGACGGCAGCATCTCCAGCGAAGCCTGCCCGCTGGGCCTGGCGCCCACCACCAGCACCACCGCCGCCTTGGTGCTGGGCGATGCGCTGGCGATCGCCCTGCTGGAGGCGCGCGGCTTCACCTCGGACGACTTCGCCCGCTCGCACCCCGCCGGCAGCCTGGGCCGCCGCCTGCTGCTCAGGATCAGCGACGTGATGCACGGCGGCGACGACGTGCCGCGCGTGCCGCCCGAGGCCAGCCTCACCGCCGCGCTGGTGGAGATGACCCGCAAGCGGCTGGGCATGACCGCGGTGGTGGACGCCGAGCAGCACCTGCTCGGCGTGTTCACTGACGGCGACCTGCGCCGCGCGCTGGACGACGAGGACGTGAATCTGCGCGGCGCCCGCGTGGCCGAACTGATGACCCGCGGCCCCAAGACCATCGGCCCGGACAAGCTGGCCGCCGAGGCTGCGCAGCTGATGGAAAAACACCAGATCAACGCCCTGCTGGTGGTCGACGACGAACGCCGCGTGGTCGGCGCGTTGAACATTCATGATCTGCTCCGGGCGAGGGTGGTCTGA
- the hpf gene encoding ribosome hibernation-promoting factor, HPF/YfiA family: MQFQLSGQQIEVTPALRAHVESRLDRLQRLDDKLISLAVVLSVDKLQHRADATLGVTGATLHAQAAEADMYASIDMLFDKLVNQLRRHREKIVDKHQRAVRDERQYG; this comes from the coding sequence ATGCAATTCCAACTCAGCGGCCAGCAGATCGAAGTCACCCCGGCGCTGCGCGCCCATGTCGAATCCAGGCTGGACCGCCTCCAACGCCTCGATGACAAGCTGATCAGCCTCGCCGTGGTGCTCTCCGTGGACAAGCTGCAGCACCGCGCGGACGCCACGCTCGGCGTCACCGGCGCCACCCTGCACGCGCAGGCCGCCGAGGCCGACATGTACGCCTCCATCGACATGCTGTTCGACAAGCTGGTCAACCAGCTGCGCCGCCATCGCGAGAAGATTGTCGACAAGCATCAGCGCGCCGTGCGCGACGAGCGCCAGTACGGCTGA
- the murA gene encoding UDP-N-acetylglucosamine 1-carboxyvinyltransferase: MAKILINGGVPLQGEVGISGAKNAVLPILAACLLADAPVSIGNVPHLHDVTTFIELLGQMGVQLVLDDRMKIHVDPRTTSTCIAPYDLVRTMRASILVLGPLVARFGQAEVSLPGGCAIGSRPVDQHIRGLQALGAEISVENGYIKARAKRLKGARIVMDMVTVTGTENIMMAATLAEGTTVIENAAQEPEVVDLAHCLMAMGAQIEGEGTSTMVIHGVDRLHGTDYRVLPDRIETGTFLVGAAMTGGKVRARGARASTLDAVLAKLEEAGAHISSGEDWIELDMGGRRPKAVNITTAPYPAFPTDMQAQFTALNCVAEGTGVITETVFENRFMHAHELQRLGADIQLEGNTAVIKGVDHMSGAPIMATDLRASACLVLAGLVAQGDTVVDRVYHIDRGYENIEEKLGTLGARIRRLPN, translated from the coding sequence ATGGCCAAGATCCTGATCAATGGCGGCGTGCCGCTCCAGGGCGAGGTAGGCATTTCCGGCGCGAAGAACGCCGTGCTGCCGATCCTCGCCGCCTGCCTGCTGGCCGATGCGCCGGTGAGCATCGGCAACGTGCCGCACCTGCACGACGTCACCACCTTCATCGAACTGCTGGGCCAGATGGGCGTGCAGCTGGTGCTGGACGACCGCATGAAGATCCATGTCGATCCGCGCACCACCAGCACCTGCATCGCGCCCTACGACCTGGTGCGCACCATGCGCGCCTCGATCCTGGTGCTGGGCCCGCTGGTAGCGCGCTTCGGCCAGGCCGAGGTGTCGCTGCCCGGCGGCTGCGCGATCGGTTCGCGCCCGGTCGACCAGCACATCCGCGGCCTGCAGGCACTGGGCGCGGAGATCAGCGTGGAGAACGGCTACATCAAGGCGCGCGCGAAGCGGCTCAAGGGCGCGCGCATCGTGATGGACATGGTCACCGTCACCGGCACCGAGAACATCATGATGGCGGCCACGCTGGCCGAGGGCACCACGGTGATCGAGAACGCCGCGCAGGAGCCCGAGGTGGTCGACCTCGCGCACTGCCTGATGGCGATGGGCGCGCAGATCGAGGGCGAGGGCACCTCCACCATGGTGATCCACGGCGTGGACCGCCTGCATGGCACCGACTATCGGGTGCTGCCCGACCGCATCGAGACCGGCACCTTCCTGGTCGGCGCGGCGATGACCGGCGGCAAGGTGCGCGCCCGCGGCGCCCGCGCCAGCACGCTGGACGCGGTGCTGGCCAAGCTGGAGGAGGCCGGCGCGCACATCTCCAGCGGCGAGGACTGGATCGAGCTGGACATGGGCGGGCGCCGGCCGAAGGCGGTCAACATCACCACCGCGCCGTACCCCGCGTTCCCCACCGACATGCAGGCGCAATTCACCGCGCTCAACTGCGTGGCCGAGGGCACCGGCGTGATCACCGAGACGGTGTTCGAGAACCGCTTCATGCACGCGCACGAGCTGCAGCGCCTCGGCGCCGACATCCAGCTCGAAGGCAACACCGCGGTGATCAAGGGCGTGGACCACATGAGCGGCGCGCCGATCATGGCCACCGACCTGCGCGCCTCGGCCTGCCTGGTGCTGGCCGGCCTGGTGGCGCAGGGCGACACCGTGGTCGACCGCGTCTACCACATCGACCGCGGCTACGAGAACATCGAGGAAAAGCTCGGCACGCTGGGTGCGCGGATCCGGCGCTTGCCGAACTGA
- the lptC gene encoding LPS export ABC transporter periplasmic protein LptC — MIARLRRWLRDRKLASAIVVVALGVGLAQLLLWWMGPAPKPNDFVGPPRSGYTLTDFKLWSYSPEGQLAFRMQAPQLERREGDESLYINSPVFDLASKKPGVPDWHGQSLYGWVDKSGSLIKLQGPVTMHRPAWADTTATDLVSSDVTVWPKENRMETAAPAQMTQGDSRMDGVGMRANLNDNHLELLDNVHATFPPRKRKS; from the coding sequence TTGATCGCGCGCCTGCGCCGCTGGCTGCGCGACCGCAAGCTGGCCAGCGCGATCGTGGTGGTCGCGCTCGGTGTCGGCCTCGCCCAGCTGCTGCTGTGGTGGATGGGACCGGCGCCGAAACCGAACGACTTCGTGGGCCCGCCACGCTCCGGCTACACGCTCACCGACTTCAAGCTCTGGTCCTACAGCCCGGAAGGCCAACTCGCCTTCCGCATGCAGGCACCGCAGCTGGAGCGCCGCGAAGGCGACGAGTCGCTGTACATCAACTCGCCCGTGTTCGACCTCGCGTCCAAGAAGCCCGGCGTGCCGGACTGGCACGGCCAGTCGCTGTACGGCTGGGTGGACAAGAGCGGCAGCCTGATCAAGCTGCAGGGCCCGGTGACCATGCACCGCCCCGCCTGGGCCGATACCACAGCGACGGACCTGGTCTCCTCGGACGTCACCGTGTGGCCGAAGGAGAACCGCATGGAAACCGCCGCGCCGGCGCAGATGACACAGGGCGACAGTAGAATGGACGGGGTCGGCATGCGTGCCAACCTCAACGACAATCACCTGGAGTTGCTCGACAATGTCCATGCCACGTTCCCGCCGCGCAAGCGCAAGTCGTAA
- the lptA gene encoding lipopolysaccharide transport periplasmic protein LptA, with product MPRSRRASASRKFVAGLLAAAALALLPTLALAKKSDRQQPMNVEHADSFDGTYAPNSTVKLRGRVVITQGTMKITGDLATVHFDADQNVDHVQVTGAPAHIQELDDAGNLMTGDAAQLDYDNIKGIAVLTGNAVVKQQGRGEAHGDKLTYNTQTSEMTGSSSGDNAVHMTFLPKPKPGQPASPAPAHSAPAGGK from the coding sequence ATGCCACGTTCCCGCCGCGCAAGCGCAAGTCGTAAGTTCGTCGCCGGCCTGCTCGCCGCGGCGGCATTGGCGCTGCTGCCCACGTTGGCGCTGGCGAAGAAGTCCGACCGCCAGCAGCCGATGAACGTCGAGCACGCGGACTCGTTCGACGGCACCTACGCCCCCAACAGCACGGTCAAGCTGCGCGGCCGCGTGGTGATCACCCAGGGCACCATGAAGATCACCGGCGACCTGGCCACGGTGCATTTCGACGCCGACCAGAACGTCGACCACGTGCAGGTCACCGGCGCGCCCGCGCACATCCAGGAACTGGACGACGCCGGCAACCTGATGACCGGGGACGCGGCGCAACTCGACTACGACAACATCAAAGGCATCGCCGTGCTCACCGGCAACGCGGTGGTCAAGCAGCAGGGCCGCGGCGAGGCGCACGGCGACAAGCTCACCTACAACACCCAGACCAGCGAGATGACCGGCAGCAGCAGCGGCGACAACGCCGTGCACATGACCTTCCTGCCCAAGCCGAAGCCGGGCCAGCCGGCGTCGCCCGCTCCCGCCCACAGCGCACCGGCGGGCGGCAAGTAA
- a CDS encoding DUF3108 domain-containing protein — protein MNPRILLAVALALLPLAAAAATTPKPFTARYQVSQDGQPMGEATVTLRPGPDGSWILRKDTKGTAGLAALLGASTQEASRFRWRGAVPEAISYDYHLVAAGKDKQRHLQVDWSKRQVSVQDGKHADTYPAQPGMVERNTVPLAVGLALGDGKQQISLPVGVRQTVETENFKVAGSETVKVPAGSFQAERVERSDAAKTFSAWYVPGRYPLPVKLAQSDGGNLVLELVSYSQP, from the coding sequence ATGAACCCACGCATCCTGCTCGCCGTCGCCCTCGCCTTGCTGCCGCTCGCCGCCGCCGCGGCCACGACGCCCAAGCCCTTCACCGCCCGCTATCAGGTATCCCAGGATGGCCAGCCTATGGGCGAGGCCACCGTGACCCTGCGCCCCGGCCCGGACGGCAGCTGGATCCTGCGCAAGGACACCAAGGGCACCGCCGGCCTCGCCGCCCTGCTCGGCGCCAGCACGCAGGAGGCCTCGCGCTTCCGCTGGCGGGGCGCCGTGCCCGAGGCGATCAGCTACGACTACCACCTCGTCGCCGCCGGCAAGGACAAGCAGCGCCACCTGCAGGTGGACTGGTCGAAGCGACAGGTGAGCGTGCAGGACGGCAAGCATGCCGACACCTACCCGGCCCAGCCCGGCATGGTCGAGCGCAATACCGTGCCACTGGCGGTCGGGCTGGCGTTGGGCGATGGCAAGCAGCAGATCAGCCTGCCCGTGGGCGTGCGCCAGACGGTGGAGACGGAAAACTTCAAGGTCGCGGGCAGCGAGACCGTCAAGGTACCCGCCGGCAGTTTCCAGGCCGAACGGGTGGAGCGCAGCGACGCCGCCAAGACATTCAGCGCCTGGTACGTGCCCGGCCGCTACCCGTTGCCGGTGAAGCTGGCGCAGAGCGACGGCGGCAACCTGGTGCTGGAGCTGGTGAGCTATTCCCAGCCTTAA
- the purM gene encoding phosphoribosylformylglycinamidine cyclo-ligase: MSDALTYRAAGVDIDAGNALVERIKPLVKRTARPEVMGGLGGFGGLFNLGGKYKEPVLVSGTDGVGTKLKLAQQLGRHDTIGIDLVGMCVNDVLVQGAEPLFFLDYFATGKLDVDTAAAVVGGIAKGCELAGCALIGGETAEMPDMYPPGEYDLAGFTVGAVEKSDLLSGDAIVAGDVVLGVASSGPHSNGYSLIRKILDRAGRPLDLDLGGVKLADALMAPTTIYVKPMLELLATQGAAVHGMAHITGGGLKENIIRVVPDGQALALDAGALALPPVFDWLQREGKVAREEMWRTFNCGIGFTVILPQSAVAAASALLAKHGLASRVIGEVVKAAGDERVHIG, encoded by the coding sequence ATGTCCGACGCCCTTACCTACCGCGCCGCCGGGGTCGATATCGACGCCGGTAATGCCCTGGTCGAACGCATCAAGCCGCTGGTCAAGCGCACCGCTCGCCCCGAGGTGATGGGCGGGCTGGGCGGCTTCGGCGGCCTGTTCAACCTGGGGGGCAAGTACAAGGAGCCGGTACTGGTTTCCGGCACCGACGGCGTGGGCACCAAGCTGAAGTTGGCCCAGCAGCTCGGTCGCCACGACACCATCGGCATCGACCTGGTCGGCATGTGCGTCAACGACGTGCTGGTGCAGGGGGCCGAGCCGCTGTTCTTCCTCGACTACTTCGCCACCGGCAAGCTGGACGTGGACACCGCCGCGGCCGTGGTGGGCGGCATCGCGAAGGGCTGCGAGCTGGCCGGCTGCGCGCTGATCGGCGGCGAAACCGCCGAGATGCCCGACATGTACCCGCCCGGCGAATACGACCTCGCCGGCTTCACCGTGGGCGCGGTGGAAAAGTCCGACCTGCTTTCCGGCGACGCCATCGTGGCCGGCGACGTGGTGCTGGGCGTGGCTTCCAGCGGCCCGCACTCGAACGGTTACTCGCTGATCCGCAAGATCCTCGACCGCGCCGGCCGCCCGCTCGATCTCGACCTCGGCGGCGTGAAGCTCGCCGACGCGCTGATGGCGCCCACCACGATCTACGTGAAGCCGATGCTGGAGTTGCTCGCCACTCAGGGCGCGGCAGTGCACGGCATGGCGCACATCACCGGCGGCGGCCTCAAGGAAAACATCATCCGCGTGGTGCCCGACGGCCAGGCCCTCGCGCTCGACGCCGGCGCGCTGGCCCTGCCGCCCGTCTTCGACTGGCTGCAGCGTGAAGGCAAGGTCGCCCGCGAGGAAATGTGGCGCACCTTCAACTGCGGCATCGGCTTCACCGTGATCCTGCCGCAGAGCGCGGTGGCCGCGGCTTCGGCCCTGCTGGCGAAGCACGGCCTCGCCAGCCGCGTGATCGGCGAAGTGGTGAAGGCCGCGGGCGACGAGCGCGTCCATATCGGCTGA
- a CDS encoding BolA family protein, whose translation MDPARIQTLIETGLPGARVEVSGDDGVHFEATVVAGQFAGKLPLARHRLVYATLGELMGGAIHALALKTLTPEEAAARQQ comes from the coding sequence ATGGACCCAGCACGCATCCAGACCCTGATCGAAACCGGCCTGCCCGGGGCCAGGGTCGAGGTCAGCGGCGACGATGGCGTGCACTTCGAGGCCACCGTGGTCGCCGGCCAGTTTGCCGGCAAGCTGCCGCTGGCGCGGCACCGGCTGGTCTACGCCACCCTAGGCGAGCTGATGGGCGGCGCGATCCACGCGCTGGCGCTGAAGACATTGACCCCCGAGGAAGCCGCGGCGCGCCAGCAGTGA
- the hprK gene encoding HPr(Ser) kinase/phosphatase, protein MDRLTARQLYDGVNERMGLRWLAGMRGESRVLEPGAAQARRPSLTGYLNVIYPNKIQIVGTEELNFLDGLDSRQRWEVIHKIAATRPVALIVTKDQSVPSDLREVAEETDTPLWVSTKRGHELLTFLQYHLARQLAAKTTLHGVFLEVFSIGVLITGEPGSGKSELALELISRGHRLVADDATEFTLIAPDVIDGSCPELLQDLLEVRGLGVLNVREMFGHMSVKPSKYLRLVIHLKPLREGEDIDALTRLTGDIGHREVFDVKVPMITIPVAPGRNIAVLVEAAVRSHALKSKGIDPAQTFIDRQAHQLRRLPPW, encoded by the coding sequence TTGGACCGGCTCACCGCACGACAACTCTACGACGGCGTCAACGAACGCATGGGGCTGCGCTGGCTGGCTGGCATGCGCGGCGAATCGCGCGTGCTGGAACCGGGCGCCGCGCAGGCACGCCGGCCCTCGCTGACCGGCTACCTCAACGTCATCTACCCGAACAAGATTCAGATCGTCGGCACGGAGGAGCTGAACTTCCTCGACGGGCTGGATTCGCGCCAGCGCTGGGAGGTGATCCACAAGATCGCCGCCACCCGGCCGGTGGCGCTGATCGTCACCAAGGACCAGTCGGTGCCCTCCGACCTGCGCGAGGTGGCCGAGGAAACCGACACCCCGCTGTGGGTCAGCACCAAGCGCGGCCACGAGCTGCTGACCTTCCTGCAATACCACCTCGCGCGCCAGCTGGCGGCGAAGACCACCCTGCACGGCGTGTTCCTGGAAGTGTTCTCGATCGGCGTGCTGATCACCGGCGAGCCCGGCTCCGGCAAGAGCGAGCTGGCGCTGGAACTGATCAGCCGCGGCCACCGCCTGGTCGCCGACGACGCCACCGAGTTCACCCTGATCGCGCCGGACGTGATCGACGGCAGTTGTCCCGAGCTGCTGCAGGACCTGCTGGAGGTGCGCGGTCTCGGCGTGCTCAACGTGCGCGAGATGTTCGGCCACATGTCGGTGAAGCCGTCCAAGTACCTGCGCCTGGTGATCCACCTGAAACCGTTGCGCGAGGGCGAGGACATCGACGCGCTGACCCGCCTCACCGGCGACATCGGCCACCGCGAGGTGTTCGACGTCAAGGTGCCGATGATCACCATCCCGGTGGCGCCCGGCCGCAACATCGCCGTGCTGGTCGAGGCGGCGGTGCGCAGCCACGCGCTGAAGAGCAAGGGCATCGACCCCGCGCAGACCTTCATCGACCGCCAGGCGCACCAGCTGCGCCGACTGCCGCCTTGGTGA
- the lptB gene encoding LPS export ABC transporter ATP-binding protein: protein MLSAEGLQKSFKSRQVVRDFGFSIREGEVVGLLGPNGAGKTTCFYMVVGLIEADAGTIKLDKQEITGLPMHLRARLGIGYLPQEASVFRRLSVADNILAVLELREGLSQQQRDGELESLLDELKIAHIAGQKGISLSGGERRRVEIARALAANPRYMLLDEPFAGVDPISVGEIQRIVRHLKERGIGVLITDHNVRETLGICDRAYILNEGEVLSRGTPAHILADEKVREVYLGREFRL, encoded by the coding sequence ATGCTGTCAGCCGAAGGTCTGCAGAAGAGTTTCAAGTCGCGGCAGGTGGTGCGCGATTTCGGTTTCTCCATCCGCGAGGGCGAGGTAGTGGGCCTGCTCGGCCCCAACGGCGCCGGCAAGACCACCTGCTTCTACATGGTGGTGGGCCTGATCGAGGCCGATGCCGGCACGATCAAGCTGGACAAGCAGGAGATCACCGGCCTGCCGATGCACCTGCGCGCGCGCCTGGGCATCGGCTACCTGCCGCAGGAGGCCTCGGTATTCCGCCGGCTCTCGGTGGCCGACAACATCCTGGCCGTGCTGGAGCTGCGCGAGGGCCTGTCCCAGCAGCAGCGCGACGGCGAACTGGAAAGCCTGCTGGACGAACTGAAGATCGCCCACATCGCCGGCCAGAAGGGCATCAGCCTGTCCGGCGGCGAGCGCCGCCGCGTGGAGATCGCCCGCGCGCTGGCCGCCAACCCGCGCTACATGCTGCTGGACGAACCGTTCGCCGGCGTCGACCCGATCTCGGTGGGCGAGATCCAGCGCATCGTGCGCCACCTCAAGGAACGCGGCATCGGCGTGCTGATCACCGACCACAACGTGCGCGAGACGCTGGGCATCTGCGACCGCGCCTACATCCTCAACGAGGGCGAAGTGCTGTCGCGCGGCACGCCCGCCCACATCCTCGCCGACGAGAAGGTGCGCGAGGTCTACCTCGGCCGCGAATTCCGATTGTGA